The following proteins come from a genomic window of Pelagicoccus albus:
- a CDS encoding MFS transporter, with the protein MTTTRENANQRLAWREKISYGFGDLASVMFWQTFMAYLLFFYTDVFGISAGLAGTMFLLSRLLDGVNDPAMGMIADRTQTRWGKFRPYILWFSIPFAVLGVLTFTTPDFSYTGKAIWAFITFNLLMILYTVINIPYTSMLGVLTSNPNERTSLAQVKFLFAFIAGAAVSATLLPMTKALGGDNAAKGWQLSFVVYGILFVVFFLITFLGTKERVKPIADEKNKIGDDLKALFSNRPWIILLLATLTLILFIATRITVMAHYFKYFVGPQTVSLPDWLGGTREMSFEVLVSAFNTTGQISSIVGVLLVGVFSRMCGSRKQAFSILLGISIISTAVYQFLGPDQIGAIFFFQILLCVTSGPLSPLLWSMYADTADYGEWKSGHRSTGLVFSASTMGQKVGWAIGSAVAGWLLSAVGFQSNVEQTPEALGGLVLLVGLIPAGFGVLSLVVLAFYPLNEAKVKQIGAELDERRDGIA; encoded by the coding sequence ATGACCACTACACGAGAGAACGCGAACCAACGTCTCGCTTGGAGAGAAAAGATATCCTACGGTTTCGGGGATTTGGCCTCTGTCATGTTTTGGCAGACCTTCATGGCCTATTTGCTCTTTTTCTATACGGATGTATTCGGAATTTCGGCAGGATTGGCGGGCACGATGTTCCTTCTTAGCCGTTTGCTGGACGGGGTAAACGACCCTGCCATGGGCATGATCGCGGATCGCACCCAAACGCGCTGGGGCAAGTTCCGTCCCTACATCCTATGGTTTAGTATTCCCTTCGCGGTCCTCGGTGTCCTGACCTTCACCACGCCTGATTTTTCCTACACGGGCAAGGCTATCTGGGCTTTCATCACCTTTAACCTATTGATGATCCTGTATACGGTAATCAATATTCCGTACACCTCGATGCTCGGCGTTTTGACCTCCAATCCGAACGAGCGCACGAGCTTGGCTCAGGTTAAATTCCTTTTCGCGTTCATCGCAGGTGCAGCTGTATCCGCTACGTTGTTACCGATGACGAAGGCTTTGGGAGGTGATAATGCTGCCAAGGGCTGGCAGTTGTCCTTCGTCGTCTACGGGATTCTCTTTGTCGTTTTCTTTCTCATTACTTTCTTGGGAACCAAGGAACGCGTAAAACCAATCGCTGATGAAAAAAACAAGATTGGTGACGACTTGAAGGCGCTGTTTTCAAATCGGCCCTGGATCATTCTGTTGCTAGCGACTTTAACGCTAATTCTTTTCATCGCGACTCGCATCACCGTAATGGCTCACTACTTCAAGTACTTCGTGGGCCCGCAAACAGTAAGTCTACCTGACTGGCTGGGCGGAACTCGGGAGATGTCCTTCGAAGTGCTCGTTTCCGCTTTTAACACGACAGGGCAAATCTCCTCCATCGTAGGTGTCTTGCTAGTGGGCGTGTTTTCTAGGATGTGCGGCAGTCGCAAGCAGGCCTTCTCGATTCTGCTCGGTATTTCGATTATCAGTACAGCTGTTTACCAGTTTCTTGGTCCAGATCAAATCGGAGCGATATTCTTCTTCCAGATTCTTCTTTGCGTAACCAGTGGCCCCTTAAGTCCCTTGCTGTGGTCGATGTATGCGGACACGGCAGACTATGGGGAGTGGAAGTCCGGACACCGTAGCACTGGCTTGGTTTTCTCCGCTTCAACCATGGGGCAAAAGGTTGGCTGGGCCATCGGATCAGCTGTCGCGGGCTGGCTGCTTTCCGCCGTTGGCTTCCAGTCCAATGTAGAGCAAACTCCGGAAGCTCTTGGTGGACTCGTCCTCTTGGTAGGGCTTATCCCGGCCGGCTTTGGAGTTCTATCCCTCGTGGTACTGGCCTTCTATCCGCTCAATGAAGCCAAGGTAAAACAAATCGGAGCGGAGCTCGACGAGCGAAGAGACGGTATCGCCTAA
- a CDS encoding sialidase family protein codes for MKSEFIYDVGPYPSVHASTIVETSEGSLLTAWFGGTGESRDDVCIYLSRYEDGEWTSASAVADGVQGDGSRFPSWNPVLFQAKDGPLILFYKVGPWPAAWWGMMKTSEDDGRTWSAPHKLPEGVLGPIKNKPIQLADGTLIAPSSTEDPGEGGAGWQVQIELSKDLGKTWQVVGPLNTKEEFNAIQPSILVHEGGRLQILCRTMEKQLVTSWSEDNGLSWSKLKPTGLHNPNSGSDAVTLKDGRQLLVYNMRDGLKTPEGMGEMDRCPLNVSLSEDGVNWEMVLVLEDKPLPSGYAYPAVIQTSDGLVHITYTWDRQKIKHVVLDPAEL; via the coding sequence GTGAAGTCCGAGTTTATCTACGATGTCGGTCCGTATCCATCCGTTCACGCTTCGACTATCGTAGAGACGAGCGAGGGCTCCTTGCTGACCGCTTGGTTCGGGGGAACCGGTGAATCTCGCGACGACGTCTGCATTTACCTCTCGCGATACGAAGACGGAGAATGGACAAGTGCGTCAGCCGTGGCAGACGGGGTGCAGGGTGACGGGTCGCGTTTTCCCTCTTGGAATCCTGTGCTATTCCAAGCCAAAGACGGACCGCTAATTCTTTTCTACAAGGTCGGGCCTTGGCCCGCCGCATGGTGGGGCATGATGAAAACGTCGGAGGATGACGGCCGCACTTGGAGTGCTCCCCACAAGTTGCCGGAGGGAGTTTTAGGTCCCATCAAAAACAAACCTATTCAGCTGGCTGACGGCACCCTCATCGCTCCTTCCAGTACGGAAGACCCGGGTGAAGGAGGAGCGGGTTGGCAGGTCCAGATCGAGCTTAGCAAAGACCTTGGGAAGACCTGGCAAGTGGTGGGTCCGCTGAATACCAAGGAAGAGTTTAACGCAATCCAGCCCTCGATCCTAGTACACGAGGGAGGTCGGCTGCAGATTCTTTGCCGCACCATGGAAAAGCAGTTGGTCACCAGCTGGTCGGAGGATAATGGTCTAAGCTGGTCTAAGCTGAAGCCAACCGGGCTGCATAATCCAAATTCGGGTTCGGATGCAGTAACGCTGAAAGACGGACGGCAGCTGCTCGTCTACAATATGCGTGACGGCCTAAAGACGCCGGAGGGGATGGGTGAGATGGATCGTTGTCCGTTGAACGTTTCACTGTCCGAGGACGGTGTGAATTGGGAGATGGTCCTAGTTTTGGAAGATAAGCCATTGCCATCTGGATACGCTTATCCGGCCGTTATACAGACCAGCGATGGACTGGTGCACATCACCTACACCTGGGACCGCCAAAAGATTAAGCACGTGGTTCTAGATCCCGCCGAACTATGA